A segment of the Luteolibacter arcticus genome:
GCCCTCGCCGTGGTCGGCGATCTCCGCGACGAGTGCGCCGTGATCGAAGCGCAGGGTGAAGGTGGCCTCGCAAGGTCCCGCGTGCTTGAGGATGTTGTGCAGCGCCTCCTTCACTCCGAGCGCGAAGTGATGGCGGAAATCCGAGCGCAAGGTGATGCGCGGGAGATCGTCCGGGATCGAGATCCGCAGCCGCACCGGACTGTCGCGGAAGATTTCCTGGGCCACGGCGGAGAGGTGCGACGCCAAGTGATCGAGCGTGTCGTTCGAGGGATTCACCGCCCACACCAGCCCGTCCATCGCGGTGACCAGATCGCGCGCCGCGGACTCCAGCCGCACGACCTGCTGGCGCGCTTTCTCCGGATCGCCATCGATGGCGCGCCGCACGAATGACGCGGCGAGATTCAGCACCGTGACGCGCGTGCCCAGATCATCGTGCATGTCGCGGGCGATGCGCGCGCGGTCCCGCTCCACCGCATGCTGGAGCTTGATGGCCGCCAGGCGGTGACGGGTTCGGCGGCGATACGCGGCGAAGAAAAGCAAGCCGGTGGCCAGCACTCCGGCGGCGACGGCCAGCGGTATGAACCACTCGCGTTCCCAGATCGGGCGCTTGATCTCGAGAGGAAAGGCGAGGCTCGCCGTCGCCGGTTGCGGTTCCGATCCCACGGCGATCGCTTGGAAGGCATACTCGCCCGGCGGCACGTTCAGGTAGCTGGCACGCAGCGAGGCACCCGGAATGACGTTGAAGGCCTCCTTCCAGCTCAGCAGGAAGGTCTCGCCCCCCTTGGCCGGCTTCACACCGAGCTCCCGCGTGGAGGTCCACTGCGCGGAGTGCTGCTGTTCCGCATCGAGCAGCCCCAGCGAAGGTCCGCGCATTTGCATCACGCGGGCGATCGCCGGTTCGGTGCCGCGCCTTTCCCAGTGCAGTGGGACGCCGCCGATCTGGTTCATCCGCTCGCCCTGCTGGAAGCCGCCGTCCACCCACAGGTTCTTCTGCGGCGTGGAGGAGCGGGCCAGCGCGAGGTCGTCGATGACCCAGGTGCCGGTGGTATCGGGCGTGCCTGAGGAAACCGTCACGCGGACTTTCCGCGTGCCCTCGGGGATGAACAGCGGCTCGGTGCGCGGCACCATCGGCGAGCTCAGGGCATCGATCTGCCAGCCGACGCTCGACCCCGTGGTGGCGAAGATCCGCTGCGTGAGCAGGAGCCCTGTGGCATCAAGCATTTCCCACTCCATGGTCATGCCGCGTGCGGCGGGATGCCATTCGTCGCCGAGCCCCTCGAGCCGGCAGCGCACCGCCAGGGGGTCGGCATTCACGCCGGGCAAGAAGCTGAAGTCGAAGTCCAGGCGGTGCAGCCCGGGCCCGAGCACCAGCGGCTGGCCGGAGCGGGGCAAGACCATCGGCTGCTCACCCACCTGCACCTGCTGCAGCAGCATGCCCAGCGGAGGCACCTGGGGGGGGGTGCGGCGCAAAATCTCGTCCGAGCGTTTCTTTTCGTCCTCGCTGACGAAGCAGAAATCGTAAGTCGGGCGGGCGATGCTGCTGATGCGGACCTCGTCGATCAGTCCGGGGAAGAACTCCCGTGGGGAAGAGGTTCCCTGGCGGTTGCCGGTATTCCCGATAGCGAAGTCCGCGAGTTGCCGGCCGATGTCCGCGGTCAGGGTGCCTTGGCCGATCAAATTGGCGGCCTCGTCTCCCGCGCCGAGCCGGGTCCAGAAGAGTTTCAGGTTGTTCACCGCCGACTCGTGGCCGTCGTAAACCACCGCGGCATGGAACCAGTCGGTTGTGTTCACGGCATGCGGCCCGCTGGTGGGCAAGGTCGCCAGGCCACCGCCACGAACGTCGCTCCCGCTGATCGGCAGGAAACACAGGAAGCCCGGCTTTTCGACCCGGAAAATGAACACCCGGTTATCCGCCACCTCGTCGTCCATGCTGACGATGTCGAGCGCCAGCCCGGTGGCGTCTGCGGGCATCACGTTGAACTTCACCAAGGCCTCGATCGTGAAGGCCCCGTCGTTTCCCATGATCGGGAACGGTGGATCGACATTGTCCTTCGGTCCGCTGTCCAAGGCCTGCTTGGCCAGAAGGATCGGCCCGTAGTCGCGATCCCCCCCCGGCGATGGTTGGAACGAAATCGCCGCGCCGAAGCCCGGGAACGGCGGTTGACCCGCCTTCGCGCCATTGAGCAGGCCGAGCAGTGGCGAGGGGCTCACGCCATCGTCCTTGAACGGCGGGCCGGCTTCATCGAGGTGCCACAAGTGCAGCGTGTGCTCGTCTGCTTCGTACGGCTGGAAGGCCGCCACGGGCAGGGCCGCCGCCGTCATTCCCACCGCTGCCATGAGCTGAAGCACCCGCATTCGACCTCAACTGAACTGCCTGCCGAGCGCGTTGCAAGCTGCGAACATTGAACAGCTTGCCCTTTTCGTGGTCCTAACCATTAGATCCCCCATTACCGCACCTCCCCCCGAGATGACCGGACGACTGACATTCGATGCCCCAAGCTTCATTCATTGTGCCTGCCATTCTGGCGGGTGGCCTGTTTTTCGGGTGGATATTCGCACGCTGGCTGGA
Coding sequences within it:
- a CDS encoding histidine kinase; translated protein: MAAVGMTAAALPVAAFQPYEADEHTLHLWHLDEAGPPFKDDGVSPSPLLGLLNGAKAGQPPFPGFGAAISFQPSPGGDRDYGPILLAKQALDSGPKDNVDPPFPIMGNDGAFTIEALVKFNVMPADATGLALDIVSMDDEVADNRVFIFRVEKPGFLCFLPISGSDVRGGGLATLPTSGPHAVNTTDWFHAAVVYDGHESAVNNLKLFWTRLGAGDEAANLIGQGTLTADIGRQLADFAIGNTGNRQGTSSPREFFPGLIDEVRISSIARPTYDFCFVSEDEKKRSDEILRRTPPQVPPLGMLLQQVQVGEQPMVLPRSGQPLVLGPGLHRLDFDFSFLPGVNADPLAVRCRLEGLGDEWHPAARGMTMEWEMLDATGLLLTQRIFATTGSSVGWQIDALSSPMVPRTEPLFIPEGTRKVRVTVSSGTPDTTGTWVIDDLALARSSTPQKNLWVDGGFQQGERMNQIGGVPLHWERRGTEPAIARVMQMRGPSLGLLDAEQQHSAQWTSTRELGVKPAKGGETFLLSWKEAFNVIPGASLRASYLNVPPGEYAFQAIAVGSEPQPATASLAFPLEIKRPIWEREWFIPLAVAAGVLATGLLFFAAYRRRTRHRLAAIKLQHAVERDRARIARDMHDDLGTRVTVLNLAASFVRRAIDGDPEKARQQVVRLESAARDLVTAMDGLVWAVNPSNDTLDHLASHLSAVAQEIFRDSPVRLRISIPDDLPRITLRSDFRHHFALGVKEALHNILKHAGPCEATFTLRFDHGALVAEIADHGEGFDPAIPREGNGLPNLAARFTELGGTCVIESSPGKGTRAIFRCQLPKVPALPRA